One Cheilinus undulatus linkage group 22, ASM1832078v1, whole genome shotgun sequence DNA window includes the following coding sequences:
- the batf2 gene encoding basic leucine zipper transcriptional factor ATF-like 2 isoform X2: protein MSPLFMDAGYMTSSPESMSAEENHSSNAGSEREGEGQLVGNRGARRQEKNRDAARKSRRKQTERADELHEELQSLERSNSALQKEIASLKKEFHHYTTVLECHEASCTLRASAATSTSYLSVSSSGDCRTPSSSLQHSSSTQATAPSSSTSLTARLGLDCAESSHLTSSTSAPPATSLESSAQLFTPSSSVTNPSSAPFSTVPSPHSLFCKDPPSLTPPRMTKSMPVCTSLISSSVPSSYIRTPDQPSTIHESSPLSEKACSSTHTTLSSHAMVICQDIRSARRVVLILLPPDCALRWLTCYIYTLLQP from the exons ATGTCCCCGTTATTCATGGATGCCGGGTACATGACCAGCAGTCCCGAGTCCATGTCTGCTGAGGAGAATCACAGCAGCAACGCTGGATCG gagagagaaggagaaggacAACTGGTGGGAAACAGAGGGGCAAGAAGGCAAGAGAAGAACAGAGACGCTGCAAGGAAGAGTCGCAGAAAGCAAACAGAGAGAGCCGACGAACTTCACGAG GAGCTGCAAAGTCTGGAGCGATCAAATTCAGCGCTTCAGAAGGAGATTGCCTCATTAAAGAAAGAATTCCACCACTATACCACGGTTCTGGAGTGTCACGAGGCTTCCTGCACCCTCAGAGCCTCTGCAGCCACCTCGACAAGCTACCTCTCAGTCTCCTCTTCTGGTGACTGTCGAACCCCCTCCAGCTCTCTTCAGCACTCAAGCTCCACTCAAGCTACTGCCCCCTCATCCTCTACCTCCTTGACCGCCAGGCTTGGCCTTGACTGTGCAGAAAGCTCTCATCTCACTTCTTCAACTTCTGCTCCACCGGCTACATCATTAGAATCATCTGCTCAGCTTTTCACTCCCTCCAGCTCTGTTACTAACCCTTCCTCTGCGCCTTTCTCTACTGTCCCTTCTCCTCACTCTTTGTTTTGCAAAGATCCTCCATCCTTAACTCCACCAAGGATGACAAAATCTATGCCAGTCTGCACCAGCCTCATTTCAAGCTCAGTGCCCTCTAGTTACATCAGGACACCTGATCAGCCAAGCACAATCCATGAAAGTTCTCCATTATCAGAAAAGGCATGTTCCTCTACTCATACG aCATTATCTTCCCATGCCATGGTGATATGCCAGGACATCCGGAGTGCACGGCGGGTTGTGTTAATCCTCCTCCCCCCTGATTGTGCCCTCAGGTGGCTGACTTGCtacatctacaccttacttcagccttga
- the batf2 gene encoding putative protein TPRXL isoform X1, translating to MSPLFMDAGYMTSSPESMSAEENHSSNAGSEREGEGQLVGNRGARRQEKNRDAARKSRRKQTERADELHEELQSLERSNSALQKEIASLKKEFHHYTTVLECHEASCTLRASAATSTSYLSVSSSGDCRTPSSSLQHSSSTQATAPSSSTSLTARLGLDCAESSHLTSSTSAPPATSLESSAQLFTPSSSVTNPSSAPFSTVPSPHSLFCKDPPSLTPPRMTKSMPVCTSLISSSVPSSYIRTPDQPSTIHESSPLSEKACSSTHTVGAFQASFASPSLNALPPYSSSVPQLHPGSFKENSVNPSPVCCLSLSTPQNPALQSHSVSPQPSFPVQASYSQHNTTTSMPLLSLLTNPAPVNASQTTSNSFEGPPSDAPLPLQHSGDPTMDSLSEFLEKNEWILGMHDNYLFR from the exons ATGTCCCCGTTATTCATGGATGCCGGGTACATGACCAGCAGTCCCGAGTCCATGTCTGCTGAGGAGAATCACAGCAGCAACGCTGGATCG gagagagaaggagaaggacAACTGGTGGGAAACAGAGGGGCAAGAAGGCAAGAGAAGAACAGAGACGCTGCAAGGAAGAGTCGCAGAAAGCAAACAGAGAGAGCCGACGAACTTCACGAG GAGCTGCAAAGTCTGGAGCGATCAAATTCAGCGCTTCAGAAGGAGATTGCCTCATTAAAGAAAGAATTCCACCACTATACCACGGTTCTGGAGTGTCACGAGGCTTCCTGCACCCTCAGAGCCTCTGCAGCCACCTCGACAAGCTACCTCTCAGTCTCCTCTTCTGGTGACTGTCGAACCCCCTCCAGCTCTCTTCAGCACTCAAGCTCCACTCAAGCTACTGCCCCCTCATCCTCTACCTCCTTGACCGCCAGGCTTGGCCTTGACTGTGCAGAAAGCTCTCATCTCACTTCTTCAACTTCTGCTCCACCGGCTACATCATTAGAATCATCTGCTCAGCTTTTCACTCCCTCCAGCTCTGTTACTAACCCTTCCTCTGCGCCTTTCTCTACTGTCCCTTCTCCTCACTCTTTGTTTTGCAAAGATCCTCCATCCTTAACTCCACCAAGGATGACAAAATCTATGCCAGTCTGCACCAGCCTCATTTCAAGCTCAGTGCCCTCTAGTTACATCAGGACACCTGATCAGCCAAGCACAATCCATGAAAGTTCTCCATTATCAGAAAAGGCATGTTCCTCTACTCATACGGTGGGTGCCTTTCAAGCCTCCTTTGCATCCCCTTCATTGAATGCATTGCCACCTTATTCCTCTTCAGTGCCACAGCTTCATCCAGGAAGCTTCAAAGAAAATTCAGTCAACCCAAGTCCAGTGTGTTGTCTTTCATTATCAACGCCACAAAATCCTGCTCTTCAGTCCCACTCGGTTTCCCCTCAGCCATCTTTTCCCGTACAGGCGAGCTATAGTCAACACAATACAACCACTTCTATGCCGCTACTTTCCCTGCTCACTAACCCAGCCCCTGTAAATGCCTCCCAGACTACCTCCAACAGCTTTGAAGGTCCTCCCTCTGATGCCCCACTCCCACTTCAACATTCAGGGGATCCTACAATGGATTCTCTTTCTGAGTTCCTGGAAAAAAACGAATGgatactagggatgcacgataattaTCTGTTCCGATaa